The following are from one region of the Juglans regia cultivar Chandler chromosome 10, Walnut 2.0, whole genome shotgun sequence genome:
- the LOC118349555 gene encoding putative pectinesterase 63: protein MALKLTNLATQLLFLATLLVPTALCHANQTVASDPESNLDAWIALNMKEYEEASKHTLFNNALIASLSKAPMKIIKVRKDGAGDFKTVTDAVESIPSGNTDRVIIYIAGGNYKEKVVVDRSKPFVTFYGKPGNMPTITYDGTAKKYGTWESATVAIESDNFMAVNIIFVNSSPKPDPRKSDGQAVALRISGDMAAFYSCKFIGFQDTLCDDRGRHLFQSCYIEGSVDFIFGNGKSLYRDTTIKSVAENLGVIAAQDMNGQSGDSGFVFVHCKIQGTGDMYLGRAWKETSRVVFAYTYMGSNINSGGWMKSQHQKNVFYGEYQCSGPGSSASNRKFGKTLSDDQVKPFLSTTFIGGSQWLVPIPKIG, encoded by the exons ATGGCTTTGAAACTAACAAATTTGGCAACTCAGCTGTTGTTTCTAGCCACATTGCTCGTCCCAACAGCTTTATGCCATGCCAACCAGACTGTGGCATCGGATCCAGAATCAAACCTAGACGCATGGATTGCGCTAAACATGAAAGAGTACGAGGAGGCTTCAAAGCACACCCTTTTCAACAACGCCCTAATCGCATCCCTTAGCAAAGCTCCAATGAAGATCATCAAGGTCAGAAAAGATGGTGCTGGAGATTTCAAGACGGTGACCGACGCCGTTGAGAGCATTCCGTCAGGAAATACAGACcgagtgattatatatattgctggcggtaattacaaagaaaaggtaGTCGTCGATAGGTCGAAGCCCTTCGTGACGTTCTATGGGAAACCGGGCAATATGCCCACCATAACGTATGACGGTACAGCAAAGAAATACGGAACCTGGGAAAGCGCCACTGTGGCCATTGAGTCTGACAACTTCATGGCAGTCAATATTATCTTTGTG AATTCATCTCCAAAGCCAGATCCCAGAAAATCCGATGGACAGGCAGTGGCATTGAGGATATCAGGGGACATGGCAGCATTCTACAGTTGCAAGTTCATAGGATTCCAAGACACCTTGTGTGATGACCGGGGTAGGCATTTGTTTCAGAGCTGCTACATCGAAGGGAGTGTTGATTTCATATTTGGAAATGGAAAATCCCTCTACAGG GACACCACCATAAAATCGGTTGCAGAGAATTTGGGTGTGATCGCAGCACAAGATATGAATGGCCAATCAGGGGACAGCGGGTTTGTATTCGTCCATTGCAAGATACAGGGGACTGGCGATATGTACCTTGGTCGAGCATGGAAGGAGACATCTCGGGTTGTGTTTGCCTATACATACATGGGCAGTAACATCAATAGTGGCGGTTGGATGAAGTCTCAGCACCAAAA GAATGTGTTTTATGGAGAGTACCAATGCTCGGGCCCAGGGTCAAGTGCCTCCAACCGCAAATTTGGAAAGACTCTTTCTGACGATCAAGTAAAGCCCTTCTTGAGCACCACTTTCATCGGAGGAAGTCAATGGCTTGTCCCAATTCCAAAGATTGGTTAA